In Elaeis guineensis isolate ETL-2024a chromosome 1, EG11, whole genome shotgun sequence, a genomic segment contains:
- the LOC140859719 gene encoding 2,3-bisphosphoglycerate-dependent phosphoglycerate mutase 1-like isoform X1 produces the protein MRADFYRVRMAATSFHQAIGSIHAHGCHSSFGSQNGIRNLSVNMISRGFDVDVRLVARGNCSSGSWKLSVTHASGSHSSVADPVQIPSKNNSSDSKKKPHETALILIRHGESLWNEKNLFTGCVDVPLTQKGVEEAIEAGKRICNIPVDMIYTSALIRAQMTAMLAMTQHRRKKVPIITHSESEQAQRWSQIYSEETKKQSIPVIAAWQLNERMYGELQGLNKQETADRFGKEKVHEWRRSYDIPPPNGESLEMCAQRAVAYFKEQIEPQLLRGKNVMIAAHGNSLRSIIMYLDKLTSQEVISLELSTGIPMLYIFRDGKFIRRGSPVGPSEAGVYAYTKSLALYRQKLDEMFH, from the exons ATGAGAGCCGATTTTTACAGA GTTAGAATGGCTGCCACCTCATTTCATCAGGCCATTGGATCCATCCACGCCCATGGGTGTCACAGCAGCTTTGGCTCTCAGAATGGAATTAGAAATTTGTCGGTGAATATGATTTCTAGGGGTTTTGATGTTGATGTACGGCTGGTTGCAAGGGGAAATTGCAGCTCTGGGAGCTGGAAATTGAGTGTAACCCATGCATCAGGCTCACATTCTTCCGTAGCTGATCCAGTTCAAATACCATCAAAGAATAATTCTAGTGACTCAAAGAAAAAGCCAC ATGAAACTGCGCTTATATTGATTCGGCATGGTGAGTCTTTGTGGAATGAGAAAAATTTGTTTACTGGATGTGTTGATGTACCCTTGACTCAAAAGGGCGTGGAGGAGGCAATTGAAGCTGGAAAAAGGATATGCAACATACCTGTGGACATGATCTATACTTCTGCTTTGATTCGTGCTCAAATGACTGCCATGCTTGCCATGACACAGCATCGCCGGAAGAAG GTTCCAATCATCACACACAGTGAGAGTGAACAGGCCCAGAGATGGAGTCAGATTTATAGTGAAGAAACAAAGAAACAATCTATTCCAGTGATAGCGGCTTGGCAATTGAATGAGAGAAT GTACGGTGAATTACAAGGTCTCAACAAGCAAGAAACAGCAGATCGATTTGGAAAAGAGAAAGTTCATGAATGGCGTCGCAGTTATGACATCCCTCCCCCAAATGGAGAGAGTTTGGAGATGTGTGCCCAAAGGGCTGTTGCTTATTTCAAAGAGCAG ATTGAACCCCAACTTTTGAGGGGAAAAAATGTGATGATTGCTGCACATGGGAATTCACTAAGGTCTATTATTATGTACCTTGACAAGCTGACTTCTCAAGAG GTAATCAGCCTTGAGTTGTCAACTGGCATTCCTATGCTCTATATTTTCAGAGATGGCAAATTCATCAGGAGAGGGAGTCCTGTAGGACCTTCTGAGGCTGGTGTTTATGCTTATACTAAG
- the LOC140859719 gene encoding 2,3-bisphosphoglycerate-dependent phosphoglycerate mutase 1-like isoform X2: protein MAATSFHQAIGSIHAHGCHSSFGSQNGIRNLSVNMISRGFDVDVRLVARGNCSSGSWKLSVTHASGSHSSVADPVQIPSKNNSSDSKKKPHETALILIRHGESLWNEKNLFTGCVDVPLTQKGVEEAIEAGKRICNIPVDMIYTSALIRAQMTAMLAMTQHRRKKVPIITHSESEQAQRWSQIYSEETKKQSIPVIAAWQLNERMYGELQGLNKQETADRFGKEKVHEWRRSYDIPPPNGESLEMCAQRAVAYFKEQIEPQLLRGKNVMIAAHGNSLRSIIMYLDKLTSQEVISLELSTGIPMLYIFRDGKFIRRGSPVGPSEAGVYAYTKSLALYRQKLDEMFH from the exons ATGGCTGCCACCTCATTTCATCAGGCCATTGGATCCATCCACGCCCATGGGTGTCACAGCAGCTTTGGCTCTCAGAATGGAATTAGAAATTTGTCGGTGAATATGATTTCTAGGGGTTTTGATGTTGATGTACGGCTGGTTGCAAGGGGAAATTGCAGCTCTGGGAGCTGGAAATTGAGTGTAACCCATGCATCAGGCTCACATTCTTCCGTAGCTGATCCAGTTCAAATACCATCAAAGAATAATTCTAGTGACTCAAAGAAAAAGCCAC ATGAAACTGCGCTTATATTGATTCGGCATGGTGAGTCTTTGTGGAATGAGAAAAATTTGTTTACTGGATGTGTTGATGTACCCTTGACTCAAAAGGGCGTGGAGGAGGCAATTGAAGCTGGAAAAAGGATATGCAACATACCTGTGGACATGATCTATACTTCTGCTTTGATTCGTGCTCAAATGACTGCCATGCTTGCCATGACACAGCATCGCCGGAAGAAG GTTCCAATCATCACACACAGTGAGAGTGAACAGGCCCAGAGATGGAGTCAGATTTATAGTGAAGAAACAAAGAAACAATCTATTCCAGTGATAGCGGCTTGGCAATTGAATGAGAGAAT GTACGGTGAATTACAAGGTCTCAACAAGCAAGAAACAGCAGATCGATTTGGAAAAGAGAAAGTTCATGAATGGCGTCGCAGTTATGACATCCCTCCCCCAAATGGAGAGAGTTTGGAGATGTGTGCCCAAAGGGCTGTTGCTTATTTCAAAGAGCAG ATTGAACCCCAACTTTTGAGGGGAAAAAATGTGATGATTGCTGCACATGGGAATTCACTAAGGTCTATTATTATGTACCTTGACAAGCTGACTTCTCAAGAG GTAATCAGCCTTGAGTTGTCAACTGGCATTCCTATGCTCTATATTTTCAGAGATGGCAAATTCATCAGGAGAGGGAGTCCTGTAGGACCTTCTGAGGCTGGTGTTTATGCTTATACTAAG